One Anatilimnocola floriformis genomic window, TCCTGACCTGGGTTTCGCCGAAGGTCAGCCGGGTGGCTGGACCTACAACATTCTCCCCTTCATCGAACAGAAAGCGGCCCGCGAAATTGGCTTGGGGCAGACAGGCCCGCTGAAACAAGCCGAGCTTGAGCGACTCGTGACGATCCCGATCAAGTTCTATAACTGCCCCTCGCGACGGCCAGCCAAGGCGTATCCCATCAGCGTCCATCCCACGAACGCACCGAATGTGAGCGCTGGCGCGAAGCTCGATTATTCGGCCAACGTTGGCGATGGCACGGGTAACCAATGGAAAGGTGGACCTCCCGAGGATCGATCGGATCCAACCATTTGGACCGGCCTGCTCTACGATTACAGCAAGGTACGGCAGTCAGAAGTGACCGATGGCACTTCGAACACGTTTATGGTGGGTGAAAAGTTTCTGGATCAGAACCATTACTCCGACGGTCTGGACGCGGCCGACAATGAGAACTTGTATGTCGGCTTCGACAACGATAACTGCCGTTCAACCAATGCCAGCTATTATCCTCCGCGCCGCGATTTTCGCGTGCCGCCGACTGAAGGTCCTTACTACGTATTCGGCAGCGCTCATCCCGCCGGTTTCAATGTAGTTCTTTGCGATGGTTCGGTCCGTCTTGTCGCGTACAACATCGATAAAGAGAACTATCGCCGCCTGGGCCACAAATCAGAC contains:
- a CDS encoding DUF1559 domain-containing protein, which gives rise to MPLQHPQRSARAFTLVELLVVIAIIGVLVALLLPAVQAARESARRMQCQNHLKQMGLAFHNHFDTMGHYPTGGWGWNYVGDPDLGFAEGQPGGWTYNILPFIEQKAAREIGLGQTGPLKQAELERLVTIPIKFYNCPSRRPAKAYPISVHPTNAPNVSAGAKLDYSANVGDGTGNQWKGGPPEDRSDPTIWTGLLYDYSKVRQSEVTDGTSNTFMVGEKFLDQNHYSDGLDAADNENLYVGFDNDNCRSTNASYYPPRRDFRVPPTEGPYYVFGSAHPAGFNVVLCDGSVRLVAYNIDKENYRRLGHKSDGETITNY